Proteins found in one uncultured Campylobacter sp. genomic segment:
- a CDS encoding cation-translocating P-type ATPase, producing MSSKITLNIVGMSCVNCSNAIERVSRKIEGVQDAHVNFANGSGEFVLADPALEETLKAKIKKLGYDIAVDYEDLERKKRSNLKAALFRLILALILAAAVMAVEMSGFLSFVPKALLCAAMACVSLFYCGKNFFYHAYGSLKNRSFDMNVLVAMGSFFAFAYSLTAAAWVYTHGAQNEFTNLYFSSASMIIAFISLGKYLEERSKMKANDYIKGLIDLSPKTALLIKDDGTIAEVRAEALKPGDKVLVKNGSRIPCDGLIVEGGAQIDASLISGESLAVYKSVGDEVNAGCVSTDGVIYVKVTKFSHQTLLAEIKNLLNEAGNKKMPIARFADKISNIFVPAVILIALVSFIAWIALDGRLSYAASAAICVLIISCPCALGLATPIAIVCAISNAAKAGILIKNPEILEILKDVNVAVFDKTGTLSKGEISVSFSDLSAQDLYALASAQKLSEHPISKAIVKFAELKFGEISKLNGEFESVAGKGIVAKNPTGEILCGSVGFLRERGVDAGVEVEAEELLDKGFGVVYCAIGGSYAGFIAFSDEIRAEARSVVQTLQKSGVKTVMLTGDNAKTANFVARNLGIDEVRSGVLPSGKYEFIKSLTDEGKRVLFVGDGVNDAPSLKAASIGIAMNGGSDVAKGAGDAIFIKNDLASVLYLFRLGGAAMRTIRQNLFWALFYNAVCIPIAAGALYPALGVLLKPMYGAAAMCFSSVTVVLNSIRLKFAKF from the coding sequence ATGTCAAGTAAAATCACTCTAAATATCGTCGGGATGAGCTGCGTAAACTGCTCCAATGCGATCGAGCGGGTAAGTCGCAAGATCGAGGGGGTGCAGGACGCGCACGTAAATTTCGCAAACGGCAGCGGCGAGTTCGTACTTGCCGATCCGGCGCTTGAGGAGACGCTAAAAGCCAAGATCAAAAAGCTAGGCTACGACATCGCCGTGGATTACGAGGATTTGGAGCGCAAAAAGCGGAGCAATCTCAAAGCAGCGCTATTTAGGCTAATCCTAGCTCTCATTTTAGCCGCGGCGGTAATGGCGGTGGAGATGAGCGGGTTTTTAAGCTTCGTTCCAAAGGCGCTGCTTTGCGCGGCGATGGCGTGCGTGAGCCTGTTTTACTGCGGCAAGAACTTCTTTTATCACGCTTACGGCTCGCTGAAAAACAGAAGTTTCGATATGAACGTGCTCGTGGCGATGGGAAGCTTTTTTGCGTTTGCCTATTCGCTAACGGCCGCGGCGTGGGTCTATACGCACGGCGCGCAGAATGAATTTACCAATCTTTATTTCTCGTCCGCATCGATGATAATCGCCTTTATTTCGCTCGGCAAATACCTAGAAGAGCGCAGCAAGATGAAGGCGAACGACTACATCAAGGGGTTAATCGATCTAAGCCCCAAAACCGCGCTTTTGATCAAAGACGACGGCACGATAGCCGAAGTGCGCGCAGAAGCGCTAAAGCCGGGCGATAAGGTGCTAGTAAAAAACGGCTCGCGCATCCCTTGCGACGGGCTTATCGTAGAAGGCGGCGCGCAGATCGACGCTTCGCTCATCAGCGGCGAGAGCTTGGCGGTTTATAAAAGCGTAGGCGATGAGGTAAACGCAGGCTGCGTCAGCACCGACGGCGTCATCTACGTGAAGGTGACGAAATTTTCGCATCAGACGCTGCTTGCCGAGATTAAAAATCTGCTGAACGAGGCGGGCAACAAAAAGATGCCAATCGCGCGCTTTGCCGATAAAATTTCAAATATCTTCGTGCCCGCGGTGATCTTGATCGCGCTTGTTAGCTTTATAGCGTGGATCGCGCTTGACGGGCGGCTTTCATACGCCGCATCCGCCGCTATCTGCGTGCTTATCATCTCCTGCCCGTGCGCGCTAGGGCTTGCGACGCCGATTGCGATCGTCTGCGCGATCTCAAACGCCGCAAAGGCTGGAATTTTAATCAAAAATCCCGAAATTTTAGAAATTTTAAAGGACGTGAACGTCGCGGTTTTCGATAAAACCGGCACGCTTAGCAAGGGCGAAATTTCGGTAAGCTTCAGCGATCTGAGCGCCCAGGATCTCTACGCTCTAGCAAGCGCACAAAAGCTTAGCGAGCATCCGATCTCAAAGGCGATCGTAAAATTTGCCGAGCTGAAATTCGGCGAAATTTCTAAGCTTAACGGCGAGTTCGAAAGCGTCGCGGGCAAGGGGATCGTCGCTAAAAATCCAACCGGCGAAATTCTTTGTGGCAGCGTGGGCTTTCTGCGCGAGCGCGGCGTGGATGCGGGCGTCGAAGTAGAAGCGGAGGAGCTTTTAGACAAGGGCTTCGGCGTCGTTTACTGCGCGATAGGCGGCTCGTACGCGGGCTTCATCGCATTTAGCGACGAGATCAGAGCTGAAGCGCGCAGCGTCGTGCAGACGTTGCAAAAAAGCGGCGTAAAAACCGTCATGCTAACGGGCGATAACGCCAAAACGGCAAATTTTGTCGCTCGCAACCTTGGCATCGACGAGGTAAGAAGCGGAGTGCTTCCAAGCGGTAAATATGAGTTCATCAAATCCCTGACGGACGAAGGCAAGCGGGTGCTTTTCGTGGGCGACGGCGTCAATGACGCGCCGAGCTTAAAAGCCGCTAGTATCGGCATCGCGATGAACGGCGGCAGCGACGTAGCCAAGGGTGCGGGCGACGCGATCTTTATAAAAAACGACCTTGCAAGCGTGCTATATCTATTCCGTCTAGGCGGTGCTGCCATGCGGACGATTAGGCAAAACCTCTTCTGGGCGCTGTTTTACAACGCCGTATGTATCCCGATCGCAGCAGGCGCGCTATATCCGGCGCTCGGCGTGCTTTTAAAACCGATGTACGGCGCTGCGGCGATGTGCTTTAGCTCCGTGACGGTCGTGCTAAATTCCATCAGATTGAAATTCGCTAAATTTTAA
- a CDS encoding ankyrin repeat domain-containing protein, whose product MQFEVAMRKILMGSFVFCGTLFGASCEQILSDPRGFFSKEPADEELLQSDFGCKGSLAGAEFLQNLKSAASEIRDENIDCVGNEALLNEKRLERTLAFAGMDGEGFLSYAKEKNYAQISEKSLEALEFYSERKIGNFIAYGNFMGEIPAAREALRDYFTAKFNKNDADELASAVIAEFIAYAAKDRKAGDYGELELALKGGVGADEFRTLLFSKDFAIYELDNALDLALLLGYDERFSGALIERGAQVNAGEENSLFYAMNNVQSAKFMISKGALVGYKNSLGQTPIFFAAAAKNYELVKLLIYSHASVNVRQIGSAEAQALASLGERSDGCERSGAGKTLLMFAAQKSTKQIVELLVKSGANEKAVDESGLNALDYALAGGEAATQSYLRSLGLSPTQASDDFTSDPQDAPEREN is encoded by the coding sequence ATGCAATTCGAGGTAGCGATGCGAAAAATTCTAATGGGTTCGTTTGTTTTTTGCGGCACGCTTTTTGGCGCTTCTTGCGAGCAGATACTAAGCGATCCGCGCGGCTTTTTTAGCAAAGAGCCTGCGGACGAAGAGTTGCTGCAAAGCGATTTTGGCTGTAAAGGCTCGCTAGCTGGCGCAGAATTTTTGCAAAATTTAAAAAGCGCGGCTTCTGAGATCAGGGACGAAAATATCGATTGTGTCGGTAACGAAGCCTTGCTGAACGAAAAAAGGCTTGAGCGAACCTTGGCATTTGCGGGGATGGATGGCGAGGGCTTTTTGAGCTATGCTAAAGAGAAAAACTACGCGCAAATTAGCGAAAAATCGCTTGAAGCCTTAGAATTTTACTCCGAGCGCAAGATTGGAAATTTCATCGCTTATGGCAATTTTATGGGCGAGATCCCGGCAGCCAGGGAGGCGCTAAGAGATTATTTCACCGCTAAATTCAACAAAAACGACGCCGATGAGCTGGCAAGCGCCGTGATAGCAGAATTTATCGCATACGCCGCAAAGGATCGCAAGGCGGGAGATTACGGTGAGCTTGAGCTGGCGCTAAAAGGCGGAGTAGGTGCAGATGAGTTTCGTACGCTACTTTTTAGCAAGGATTTTGCAATTTACGAGCTTGATAATGCCCTGGATCTGGCACTTTTGCTAGGATATGACGAGCGTTTTAGCGGTGCTTTGATCGAGCGAGGTGCGCAGGTGAATGCTGGCGAGGAAAACTCTCTATTTTACGCGATGAATAACGTTCAAAGCGCTAAATTTATGATCTCTAAAGGCGCTTTGGTTGGCTATAAAAACTCGCTTGGGCAAACTCCAATATTTTTCGCCGCCGCGGCAAAAAATTATGAGCTCGTAAAGTTGCTAATCTACTCGCACGCTAGCGTAAATGTCCGCCAGATCGGCAGCGCCGAGGCTCAGGCTCTAGCGTCGCTAGGCGAGCGTAGCGACGGCTGTGAACGTTCGGGCGCGGGTAAGACACTGCTGATGTTTGCGGCGCAAAAAAGTACCAAGCAGATCGTTGAATTGCTCGTAAAATCGGGTGCAAACGAAAAGGCGGTCGATGAGTCGGGGTTAAATGCGCTAGACTACGCGCTTGCGGGCGGCGAAGCGGCTACGCAGAGCTATTTGCGCTCGCTTGGATTAAGTCCTACGCAAGCAAGCGATGATTTTACGAGCGATCCGCAAGATGCGCCTGAGCGTGAGAATTAG
- a CDS encoding Na+/H+ antiporter NhaC family protein: MLKNLLIFTAIFLPALALADVEPAVRNSELYGVLTLIPPVVAIVLAFITKDVILSLFLGVLSGTFLVGMVDQNIAASALFAFTNLCSRVVKSMADTWNAGILLQVMCIGGLIALVTKSGGTKALALWLSKHADTPVLGQIYTWLMGIVIFFDDYANALIVGPIMRPLMDKFKISRAKFAFIIDATAAPITGIAVISTWVGVEISAIKEAYSQIGIENINAFTVFVETIPYRFYNIFMIFFVVATAVMSREFGSMYRAEIASRGGKSGAADFKIKNLEDQIFVPKEGVALRKLNAIIPLGAMIVLSVIGFYFNGYSSLEGEALEAVKAAPLSFTSIRTAFSAADASVVLFQSALFSSIIAVVLGIAQKIYGVKEAIEVWVGGWKSMLNTVIILLFAWSLSSVIKELGTSRYLVELLSDATPRFALAIVIFVLSSFISFSTGTSFGTMGIVTPLAVPLAHAVGQKYGLSGEEFHVFMCVNVSAVLTGAIFGDHCSPISDTTILSSMGAGCDHIEHVSTQMTYALVVCGISIVCGYLPAGFGLSVWGCLILGIVAIILLLRVVGKRVDV; this comes from the coding sequence ATGTTAAAAAATTTGCTTATCTTTACGGCGATTTTTTTGCCCGCGCTGGCGCTTGCGGACGTGGAGCCCGCTGTGCGAAACAGCGAGCTTTACGGCGTGCTGACGCTTATCCCGCCGGTCGTGGCGATCGTGCTTGCTTTCATCACCAAAGACGTGATTTTGTCGCTGTTTTTGGGCGTGCTAAGCGGGACTTTTCTCGTCGGTATGGTCGATCAAAATATCGCGGCTTCGGCGCTTTTTGCCTTTACGAACCTGTGCTCGCGCGTAGTAAAATCGATGGCGGATACGTGGAATGCGGGTATTTTGCTTCAGGTTATGTGTATAGGCGGGCTCATCGCTCTGGTGACCAAAAGCGGCGGCACGAAGGCGCTTGCGCTCTGGCTTAGCAAGCACGCAGACACTCCCGTTTTGGGTCAAATTTACACCTGGCTCATGGGTATCGTGATATTTTTCGACGATTACGCAAACGCGCTGATCGTGGGCCCCATCATGCGGCCACTTATGGATAAATTTAAAATTTCGCGCGCGAAATTTGCTTTCATCATCGACGCTACCGCCGCGCCGATCACCGGCATCGCCGTGATCTCCACGTGGGTCGGAGTTGAAATTTCGGCGATCAAAGAGGCCTACTCACAGATCGGCATAGAAAACATAAACGCCTTCACCGTCTTTGTTGAGACGATCCCGTATAGATTTTATAATATTTTCATGATCTTTTTCGTAGTCGCTACTGCCGTGATGAGTAGGGAGTTTGGCTCGATGTATCGCGCAGAGATCGCATCTCGCGGCGGCAAGAGCGGAGCTGCGGATTTTAAGATCAAAAATTTAGAGGATCAAATTTTTGTACCCAAAGAGGGCGTCGCACTTCGCAAGCTAAACGCGATAATCCCGCTAGGAGCGATGATCGTCCTTTCCGTCATCGGGTTTTATTTTAATGGCTACAGCTCGCTGGAGGGCGAGGCTTTGGAGGCGGTCAAGGCAGCTCCTCTTAGCTTTACTTCGATCCGTACTGCATTTAGCGCTGCGGACGCTTCGGTCGTGCTGTTTCAATCCGCGCTCTTTTCATCGATCATCGCCGTTGTTTTAGGCATCGCGCAAAAAATTTACGGCGTCAAAGAGGCGATCGAGGTCTGGGTTGGCGGCTGGAAAAGTATGCTAAATACCGTCATAATCCTGCTTTTTGCGTGGTCGCTAAGCTCTGTTATCAAAGAGCTTGGCACTTCGCGCTACCTAGTCGAGCTTCTAAGCGACGCTACGCCGCGCTTTGCTCTTGCGATCGTGATCTTCGTGCTTAGCTCATTTATTTCCTTTTCAACGGGCACGAGCTTCGGTACGATGGGTATCGTCACGCCTTTGGCCGTGCCGTTAGCGCACGCCGTGGGGCAAAAATACGGACTTAGCGGCGAGGAATTTCACGTTTTCATGTGCGTAAACGTAAGCGCGGTGCTTACCGGAGCGATCTTCGGCGATCACTGCTCGCCGATTTCAGATACGACTATCCTTTCTTCGATGGGTGCGGGCTGCGATCACATCGAGCACGTAAGCACGCAGATGACTTATGCGCTGGTCGTTTGCGGCATCAGTATCGTTTGCGGCTACCTGCCCGCGGGCTTTGGGCTTAGCGTGTGGGGATGTCTGATCTTGGGTATCGTGGCTATCATTCTTTTACTGCGCGTAGTGGGTAAAAGAGTGGATGTATGA
- a CDS encoding methyltransferase domain-containing protein, whose product MCAAQNFAAKNFTEKKFASQNSAAQNYGCEQSAAQNSTDRNFASENSAEFDAACRNSVKANSARAEFNGENSVKFNYASADEGSTDKNFARKDLDAQNSASQNSAARNSACENSAAQNSSCEQSAPQNSSCEKHAVRPESSGARDLLELYCGHGNFTIPLAAKFNRVLASEISKSSIANARINCELNGVCNVQFVRLSADELMSAFARRREFERLKGIDIFSYDFSHVLIDPPRAGLEPSVIDFIKNFQNLIYISCNPQTLFENLRSLCTTHEVRRFAIFDQFAHTAHIECGVLLKRRSQMSLKPKPRI is encoded by the coding sequence ATGTGCGCCGCGCAGAATTTCGCCGCAAAGAATTTTACTGAAAAAAAATTTGCCTCGCAAAATTCCGCAGCGCAAAATTACGGCTGCGAGCAGTCCGCAGCGCAAAATTCTACGGATCGAAATTTCGCTTCTGAAAATTCCGCCGAATTTGACGCCGCTTGCCGAAATTCCGTTAAAGCAAATTCCGCTCGCGCAGAATTTAACGGCGAAAATTCCGTGAAATTTAACTACGCGTCCGCAGACGAGGGCTCTACGGATAAAAATTTCGCTCGTAAGGATTTGGATGCGCAAAATTCCGCCTCGCAAAATTCTGCTGCGCGAAATTCCGCCTGCGAAAATTCCGCAGCGCAAAATTCTAGCTGTGAGCAGTCTGCCCCGCAAAATTCGAGCTGCGAAAAACATGCCGTGCGTCCGGAAAGCTCCGGCGCGCGCGATCTGCTGGAGCTGTACTGCGGGCACGGCAACTTTACCATCCCGCTTGCGGCTAAATTTAACCGCGTGCTGGCGAGTGAAATTTCAAAAAGCTCGATCGCAAATGCCCGCATAAACTGCGAGCTCAACGGCGTTTGCAACGTGCAATTCGTCCGCCTTAGCGCGGATGAGCTGATGAGCGCGTTTGCGCGCAGGCGCGAGTTTGAGCGGCTAAAGGGGATCGATATTTTCAGCTACGATTTTTCACATGTTTTGATCGATCCGCCGCGCGCGGGGCTGGAGCCTAGCGTGATTGATTTCATAAAAAATTTTCAAAATTTGATCTACATCTCCTGTAATCCGCAGACGCTTTTTGAAAATTTACGCTCGCTTTGCACTACGCATGAGGTGCGCAGGTTTGCGATCTTCGATCAGTTCGCGCATACGGCGCATATCGAATGCGGCGTGCTGCTAAAGCGCAGAAGCCAGATGAGCTTAAAACCGAAGCCGCGGATTTAG
- the ilvA gene encoding threonine ammonia-lyase, translated as MVDLNKIIQAKRTINDFVYKTPFALAPKLSKLYGAEVYLKSENLQRTGAYKIRGAYNKIAHLTDEERAHGVIAASAGNHAQGVAMSAQKFGVHAVIVMPEATPLLKVSGTKALGAEIILKGDNFDEAYAFALEYAKEHNLTFVHPFNDEFVQAGQGTIALEMIEEIADLEYIVVPVGGGGLATGVCSCAKQINPDIKIIAVAAKGAPAMHDSFVAKKPLNSKSVRTIADGIAVRDTSEITLSTIIECVDEFVQVDDEEIASAILYLLEQQKIIVEGAGAAGVAALMNAKFQFPAGAKIGIILSGGNIDVQMLNIIIEKGLIKSHRKMTINVTLVDKPGALTGLTEILRRANANIVKIDYDRFSTNIEYGDAQITITLETKGKAHQEDIAWALKNAGYDFREIL; from the coding sequence ATGGTTGATCTAAATAAAATCATCCAAGCAAAGCGCACGATAAACGATTTCGTCTATAAAACGCCCTTTGCTCTGGCACCGAAGCTCAGCAAGCTTTACGGCGCGGAAGTGTATCTCAAAAGCGAGAATTTGCAGCGCACCGGCGCGTATAAGATCCGTGGGGCTTACAATAAAATCGCGCACCTAACGGATGAGGAGCGGGCGCATGGAGTAATAGCCGCAAGTGCGGGCAACCACGCCCAAGGCGTAGCGATGAGCGCGCAAAAATTCGGCGTGCATGCTGTGATCGTAATGCCTGAAGCCACGCCGCTACTTAAGGTAAGCGGCACGAAGGCTCTGGGCGCGGAGATCATCCTGAAGGGTGATAATTTCGACGAGGCGTATGCATTTGCGCTGGAATATGCCAAAGAGCATAATTTGACGTTCGTGCATCCCTTCAACGACGAGTTCGTCCAAGCAGGCCAGGGCACGATCGCGCTTGAGATGATCGAGGAGATCGCAGATCTTGAATACATCGTCGTTCCAGTAGGCGGCGGCGGGCTTGCGACGGGGGTTTGCAGCTGCGCCAAGCAGATCAACCCCGACATCAAAATCATCGCCGTAGCCGCCAAGGGCGCGCCTGCGATGCACGATAGCTTCGTCGCGAAAAAGCCTCTAAATTCCAAATCCGTCCGCACCATCGCCGACGGCATCGCCGTGCGGGATACTAGCGAGATCACGCTTAGCACGATCATCGAGTGCGTCGATGAGTTCGTGCAGGTCGATGACGAGGAGATCGCAAGCGCGATACTCTATCTGCTCGAGCAGCAAAAAATCATCGTCGAGGGCGCGGGCGCGGCGGGCGTAGCGGCGCTGATGAACGCGAAATTCCAATTCCCCGCGGGCGCAAAGATCGGCATCATCCTAAGCGGTGGCAACATCGACGTGCAGATGCTAAACATCATCATCGAAAAAGGCCTCATAAAATCGCACCGCAAGATGACGATCAACGTCACGCTCGTCGATAAGCCGGGCGCGCTTACCGGGCTTACCGAAATTTTGCGCCGCGCCAACGCAAACATCGTCAAGATCGACTACGACCGCTTCTCGACCAATATCGAGTACGGCGACGCGCAGATCACGATCACGCTTGAGACCAAAGGCAAGGCTCATCAAGAGGATATCGCCTGGGCGCTCAAAAACGCAGGGTATGATTTTAGGGAGATTTTATAA
- a CDS encoding DUF4230 domain-containing protein, with translation MENFAFLLNLVIFCILVFMFFKMRKSGEQAGKPQIATDITRLKSIGELSVFKIYSKEIVTRKQNVGSGLLGSLVSPLMTKKQIAIIFEFEIEFVYDLLSPEFAILPQGEDRYEIKMPPCKYKYSIKDMKIYDEKNAKLLPFLLPDSLNGLFGASFDESDKNRLIDDAKDEVKQLSLKIINDLGGKIHKSATDTLEAIAKSFGAKEVGFIFQDKALQSIDINSSEIAIDKSLKSQIEK, from the coding sequence TTGGAAAATTTTGCTTTTCTTCTAAATTTAGTGATATTTTGCATCTTGGTTTTTATGTTTTTTAAGATGCGCAAAAGCGGCGAGCAGGCTGGCAAGCCGCAGATTGCCACCGATATCACGCGGCTTAAAAGCATCGGCGAACTGAGCGTTTTTAAAATTTACTCCAAAGAGATCGTCACGCGCAAGCAAAACGTAGGCAGCGGGCTGCTGGGCTCGCTCGTCTCGCCGCTGATGACGAAAAAGCAGATCGCCATCATCTTCGAGTTTGAGATCGAGTTCGTTTACGACCTGCTAAGCCCAGAGTTTGCGATACTGCCGCAGGGCGAGGATCGCTACGAGATTAAGATGCCGCCATGTAAATACAAATACTCGATCAAAGATATGAAAATTTACGACGAGAAAAACGCCAAGCTGCTGCCGTTTTTGCTGCCCGATTCGCTAAACGGGCTGTTCGGCGCGAGCTTTGACGAGAGCGATAAAAACCGCCTGATCGACGACGCCAAGGACGAGGTCAAACAGCTCTCGCTAAAAATCATCAACGATCTTGGCGGCAAGATCCACAAATCCGCGACCGACACGCTGGAGGCGATCGCCAAGAGCTTCGGCGCGAAGGAGGTCGGATTTATCTTTCAGGACAAGGCGCTACAGAGCATCGATATAAACTCCAGCGAGATCGCAATCGACAAGTCGCTAAAATCGCAGATCGAGAAGTAG
- a CDS encoding ankyrin repeat domain-containing protein, with translation MTGGRSDVEDPWGNDIFVMGENDDKISKSWGTNIFIFGKRWGHDKIEIGDSRINPASNPEYKNEFPYEFSHFFIFDSGIKKDDLVFNFNKIINLRTNDSIELTDLNGINLIFKDEPGKYYGTNSLKEIYDKNFFVTPKTEESLSADEIQTLLHKTAYSDNAEDAKKYCEMGGDPNFKGHENTTPIEMAVMLGSENSLRAMLECAKRLTDSAMMMSVFGSQHDDEKSFRLVKLLEKYGGNFKAKDRDGCSMVNYAASSHSLEIVKYLVERGADPKARCSHNQSVTPSDWARKNEDKRVYEYLKSLEAK, from the coding sequence TTGACTGGCGGCAGAAGCGATGTGGAAGACCCATGGGGAAACGATATCTTCGTAATGGGCGAGAACGATGATAAAATTTCAAAAAGCTGGGGTACAAATATATTTATATTCGGCAAAAGATGGGGGCATGATAAGATAGAAATCGGCGATTCTAGGATAAATCCGGCGTCAAACCCTGAATACAAAAACGAATTTCCTTACGAGTTTAGTCACTTTTTCATCTTTGATAGCGGGATTAAAAAGGATGATTTAGTTTTTAACTTTAACAAGATAATAAATTTAAGAACAAACGACTCCATAGAGCTTACGGATTTAAATGGTATAAATTTGATTTTTAAAGACGAGCCGGGTAAATACTACGGCACAAATTCATTAAAGGAGATTTACGACAAAAACTTTTTCGTTACGCCTAAGACTGAAGAGAGTTTGAGCGCGGATGAGATACAAACGCTGCTTCACAAAACGGCATATTCAGACAACGCCGAAGATGCTAAAAAATACTGCGAAATGGGCGGCGATCCGAATTTTAAAGGTCATGAAAATACCACTCCCATCGAAATGGCGGTAATGTTAGGTAGCGAAAATTCGCTTCGCGCGATGCTAGAGTGCGCAAAAAGACTGACCGATAGCGCAATGATGATGAGCGTATTCGGAAGCCAACACGACGATGAGAAGAGTTTTAGGCTCGTAAAGCTTTTGGAAAAATACGGCGGAAATTTTAAAGCAAAGGATAGGGATGGTTGCTCCATGGTAAATTATGCGGCAAGTTCTCATAGTCTAGAAATCGTAAAATATCTAGTAGAAAGAGGCGCCGATCCAAAAGCTAGATGTTCTCATAACCAAAGCGTAACTCCATCGGATTGGGCAAGGAAAAATGAGGATAAAAGAGTATATGAGTATCTAAAAAGCCTAGAAGCCAAATAA
- the bioB gene encoding biotin synthase BioB, translating into MIDKFYISELKDRVIGGCEIAKQQALNLARCEDLGALFAAADEIRREFCGDKFNLCTIINVKSGRCSEDCKYCAQSAHFDTGCETYGILSEQQVLSAALANEAEQTHRFSLVASGRGISQKSSDLGAYCAIYERLRSETRLHLCASLGIASKPALALLKASGVQTYHHNLETSRKFYPQICTTHSYDDRIQTIENCRAVGLDVCSGGIFGLGEGMEDRIDMALQLRELGVSSVPINILTPIKGTPLQNAAPLAHDEILKSIAIYRFILPRAYLRFAGGRRNLGEHVRTALGCGINSALTGNFLTTTGDSIASDKALVAQCGFDLAKGAD; encoded by the coding sequence TTGATAGACAAATTTTATATTTCCGAGCTGAAAGATCGCGTGATAGGCGGCTGCGAGATTGCAAAGCAGCAGGCGCTGAATCTGGCGCGATGCGAGGATTTGGGCGCGCTTTTTGCGGCAGCGGATGAGATCAGGCGCGAGTTTTGCGGCGATAAATTTAATCTTTGCACGATCATAAACGTAAAATCGGGGCGCTGTAGCGAGGACTGCAAATACTGCGCGCAGTCGGCGCATTTTGACACTGGCTGCGAGACTTATGGAATTTTGAGCGAACAGCAGGTGCTAAGCGCCGCGCTTGCGAACGAAGCCGAGCAGACGCACCGCTTCTCGCTCGTCGCCAGCGGGCGCGGAATTTCTCAAAAAAGCTCCGATCTAGGGGCATACTGCGCGATCTATGAGCGGCTGCGAAGCGAAACGCGGCTGCATCTGTGCGCCTCGCTGGGGATCGCTTCAAAGCCCGCGCTGGCGCTGCTTAAAGCTAGCGGCGTGCAGACCTATCATCACAATCTCGAGACTTCGCGAAAATTTTATCCGCAGATCTGCACGACGCACAGCTACGACGATCGCATCCAAACTATCGAGAATTGCCGCGCCGTGGGGCTTGACGTATGTAGCGGCGGGATTTTTGGGCTGGGCGAGGGCATGGAGGATCGCATCGATATGGCGCTGCAACTGCGAGAGCTAGGCGTTAGCTCCGTGCCGATCAATATCCTGACCCCGATCAAGGGCACTCCGCTGCAAAACGCCGCGCCGCTGGCGCACGATGAAATTTTAAAATCGATCGCGATCTACCGCTTCATCTTGCCGCGCGCGTATCTGCGCTTTGCAGGCGGCAGGCGAAATTTGGGCGAGCACGTGCGCACGGCGCTTGGATGCGGTATCAACTCGGCGCTTACGGGCAATTTCCTAACCACCACCGGCGATAGCATCGCAAGCGATAAGGCGCTTGTGGCGCAGTGCGGGTTCGACCTCGCAAAGGGCGCGGATTAG